A single region of the Xiphophorus maculatus strain JP 163 A chromosome 3, X_maculatus-5.0-male, whole genome shotgun sequence genome encodes:
- the LOC111608044 gene encoding tenascin-like, whose product MLITLGLLLLLTPFPSFQTTTLDKRDAVGSNVTKANTVLTFSKPKTTAAPSKQSLNPTLKTNTVTVTILPTASSNQKSATNAATTTKSKLSVAVVQTTPPSPAKAPKATDTNTNRDKHKVNQTASAKLLSLSEEKANKIKPEPTGVHQDQSTITKLSSDSHLKTSRNKLQQSHNQTTSSKSSLSSNEKNAENRSNHNVPSILPSGSKSTKDRAAAGNQTVFDIPLTTGDEKSKDKLTPNVPSLPASGGKTSRGKTTASGNQTIAHHPKSDEKSKDKSAQSFPSLSTTSKTTKVKSTVSTNQTTFDNSPPSGDKKSKDTSASNTLPLPTNGTKATKNKHKESGHQSVVGIHLQINDEKAKDKPGERAGGFNKDKEMGTTTITQTPLIQAIGKDSVGPSQPLKVVISFNGDWSHTKEQELTLKPGAPLVMTHSINLLPGGCTEGCEAEMAALKGRLSRLEREMSLLKEKCPCSANCPNDCSGKGKCEKGKCICHKGFTSLDCSKCAKDAECFKDNKKDSNTTTESMNDNEKEARGEKPEIKKLPPTTNPQITKEERPEKLPPQDDPRSNVTLSNENKTNNTKSKNENKNKSVELPNTNKNQENKSTGINRISTCASTKDNNKVLENNTTIDHCSKKLGGLGSVKAVNISTSSFTITWLAPQHMFKNFTVVRREPRTDSDTDENEGLGGEIVERDWMSGTRTSTEVHSQSTNTTISSGKSVESRSKTETKRISRVVPGSARSFKFSNLKANTRYVVHVFGSTADRRSKIHRVTATTGPEKPTELVFSNVTESSLTVSWTKPNTIFTGFRVTYINISTGKSQFVSVDSHQSSVVLSTLSAGSSYIISVTTTKGSAQSDELTSIITTVPAPPTHLQVINVTDNTAMLRWTPSLGKVDRFIVSYGSSKTPNVTVTVMLSGNSVQYQLKGLQRGTLYKVKVRTQKNNLQSMGISTSFTTANVVKASEIGGRSAVIAWRTSVVFNSYRVIYQMAKEEAKEVILESPITEYKLTGLIPSSFYSVVVQGEKNGKYTSLVTSQFITGKLRFPFPTECSQELLNGALESGEVTIYPQGKEGRAVRVYCDMETDGGGWTVFQRRMNGKTDFYRTWSDYKAGFGNLSEEFWLGNELLHNLTSIGPVSLRVDLQSGNDTAYARYTNFSVASEGRNYTLTVSGYTGTAGDSMKYHNGRPFSTRDKEPDPLGIHCAKAYVGGWWYKNCYKVNLNGLYGMNSNNQGIVWIDWKGKDSSIPFSEMKFRPSRFSPATHG is encoded by the exons ATGTTAATTACCCTCGGACTTCTCTTACTTCTAACCCCATTCCCCTCCTTTCAAACCACGACCCTTGACAAAAGAGATGCTGTAGGAAGCAATGTGACCAAAGCCAATACTGTTTTAACCTTCTCAAAACCAAAAACCACTGCTGCTCCTTCTAAACAGAGTTTGAACCCCACCCTAAAGACAAACACTGTCACTGTGACAATTTTACCCACTGCAAGTTCCAACCAAAAATCAGCAACCAATGCTGCAACAACCACCAAAAGCAAACTCAGTGTTGCAGTGGTTCAAACCACTCCACCGTCACCAGCAAAGGCTCCTAAAGCCACTGACACCAACACCaacagagacaaacacaaagtcaaccAGACAGCTTCAGCTAAGCTTCTGTCACTTAGTGAAGAAAAAGCCAACAAAATCAAGCCTGAACCTACTGGAGTTCACCAAGACCAGTCAACTATCACAAAGCTTTCCTCAGACAGTCATTtgaaaaccagcagaaacaaacttcaGCAATCTCACAATCAAACTACATCATCAAAATCTTCTTTAAGCAGTAATGAGAAGAATGCTGAGAATAGGTCCAATCACAATGTTCCTTCTATACTTCCCAGTGGCAGTAAGTCCACCAAAGACAGGGCTGCAGCTGGTAACCAGACTGTTTTTGATATTCCCCTCACCACCGGTGATGAGAAGTCCAAAGACAAGTTAACTCCAAATGTTCCGTCTTTACCTGCCAGTGGTGGCAAAACTTCTAGAGGCAAGACAACAGCCTCTGGTAACCAGACCATTGCTCATCACCCTAAAAGTGATGAGAAGTCCAAAGACAAATCAGCTCAGAGCTTTCCGTCTTTATCTACCACCAGTAAAACTACAAAAGTCAAATCTACAGTATCTACTAATCAGACAACTTTTGACAATTCTCCTCCTAGTGGTGATAAAAAGTCTAAAGATACGTCTGCTTCAAATACTCTGCCTTTACCTACCAATGGTACTAAAGCTACCAAAAATAAGCATAAAGAGTCTGGACATCAATCAGTTGTTGGTATCCACCTTCAGATCAATGATGAGAAGGCCAAAGACAAGCCTGGTGAAAGAGCTGGGGGTTTcaataaagataaagaaatgggCACCACTACTATTACTCAGACTCCTTTAATCCAAGCAATCGGCAAAGACAGTGTTGGTCCTTCACAGCCCCTTAAAGTGGTCATCAGTTTCAATGGTGACTGGAGCCACACAAAGGAACAGGAGCTGACGTTAAAGCCTGGTGCTCCACTGGTGATGACACATAGCATCAACCTGCTACCTGGTGGGTGTACAGAGGGATGTGAAGCTGAGATGGCTGCTCTGAAAGGACGCCTGTCCCGACTGGAAAGAGAGATGTCCCTTCTAAAGGAGAAAT GTCCATGTTCTGCAAATTGCCCAAATGACTGTAGTGGTAAGGGGAAATGTGAGAAGGGGAAATGTATTTGCCATAAAGGATTTACAAGTCTTGACTGCAGTAAGTGTGCAAAAGATGCTGAGTGCTTTAAAG ACAATAAGAAGGATTCAAATACAACTACTGAATCTATGAATGACAATGAAAAAGAGGCCCGTGGAGAAAAACCAGAGATCAAAAAGCTTCCTCCAACAACAAATCCACAAATCACAAAGGAAGAAAGACCAGAGAAATTACCACCCCAAGATGATCCACGATCAAATGTAACACTGAGTAATGAGAATAAAACcaacaacacaaaaagcaagaatgaaaacaaaaacaagtctgtTGAGCTGCCCAACACGAACAAGaatcaagaaaataaatccacTGGCATAAATCGAATTTCAACATGTGCATCAACAAAGGACAACAACAAAGTTCTAGAGAACAATACAACAATCGATCACTGCTCCAAAAAACTTGGAGGTTTAGGATCAGTGAAGGCTGTGAATATCTCCACCTCTAGTTTCACTATCACGTGGTTGGCGCCACAACATATGTTCAAGAATTTCACTGTGGTCAGAAGAGAGCCTCGCACGGACAGTGACACTGATGAGAATGAGGGGCTTGGAGGGGAGATTGTTGAAAGAGATTGGATGTCTGGCACTAGAACATCAACTGAAGTCCACAGTCAGAGCACCAACACAACTATCTCCTCTGGTAAAAGTGTTGAATCTAgaagtaaaactgaaactaaGAGGATCTCAAGAGTGGTGCCTGGCAGCGCACGATCCTTCAAGTTCAGTAATCTCAAGGCAAACACACGTTATGTGGTCCATGTATTTGGCTCTACAGCAGACAGAAGATCCAAGATTCACAGAGTTACAGCAACCACAG GTCCTGAGAAACCCACAGAACTGGTTTTTAGTAATGTAACAGAGTCCTCTCTGACTGTTTCTTGGACCAAACCAAACACCATATTTACAGGCTTTAGAGTAACATACATCAACATTTCAACAG GAAAAAGCCAGTTTGTGTCTGTGGACTCTCATCAATCAAGTGTTGTTCTGTCTACCTTGTCTGCTGGATCATCCTACATTATCAGTGTTACCACAACCAAAGGAAGCGCTCAGAGTGATGAACTCACTTCAATTATCACTACAG taCCTGCTCCTCCAACACATCTCCAAGTCATCAATGTGACAGATAACACAGCTATGCTGCGTTGGACACCCAGCCTGGGGAAAGTAGATCGTTTCATTGTTAGCTATGGGTCTTCCAAGA CTCCAAATGTTACAGTAACAGTGATGCTGTCAGGAAATTCAGTGCAGTACCAGCTGAAAGGTTTACAGAGAGGAACTCTGTATAAGGTCAAAGTGCGGACCCAAAAGAACAACCTCCAGAGTATGGGAATATCTACTTCATTTACAACAGCAAATG TGGTTAAGGCCAGTGAAATTGGTGGTCGGTCTGCAGTGATTGCCTGGAgaacttctgttgtttttaacagCTACAGAGTGATCTATCAGATGGCAAAAGAGGAGGCAAAG GAAGTCATCCTGGAGTCACCCATCACAGAGTATAAACTGACTGGCCTGATTCCTTCATCATTCTATTCTGTTGTGGTACAAGGAGAGAAAAATGGAAAGTATACATCACTTGTCACGTCACAATTCATCACcg GAAAATTGCGCTTCCCTTTCCCTACTGAATGCTCACAAGAATTGCTAAATGGAGCTCTGGAGTCAGGGGAAGTGACCATCTACCCGCAAGGGAAAGAGGGGCGAGCAGTGAGAGTTTACTGTGACATGGAAACAGATGGAGGCGGATGGACG gTTTTCCAGAGAAGGATGAAtggaaaaactgatttctacagaACCTGGAGTGACTATAAAGCCGGCTTTGGAAACCTGAGTGAAGAGTTCTGGCTAG GAAATGAGCTCCTGCACAACCTGACCAGTATCGGCCCTGTGAGCTTGAGAGTGGATTTGCAATCTGGAAATGACACAGCTTACGCTCGTTACACCAACTTCTCTGTTGCTTCAGAAGGAAGAAACTATACTCTTACTGTATCTGGATACACAGGAACAGCAG GTGACTCAATGAAGTACCATAATGGCCGCCCATTCTCAACTCGAGACAAGGAACCAGACCCTCTGGGAATCCACTGTGCCAAGGCTTATGTGGGGGGCTGGTGGTACAAAAACTGCTATAAAGTCAACCTCAATGGCCTTTACGGCATGAACAGCAATAATCAG GGAATAGTCTGGATAGACTGGAAAGGCAAAGACTCGTCCATTCCCTTCTCTGAGATGAAGTTCAGACCGTCTCGGTTCTCCCCTGCAACTCATGGCTAA